Below is a genomic region from Henckelia pumila isolate YLH828 chromosome 3, ASM3356847v2, whole genome shotgun sequence.
aatacaaattaattgtatttattcaatattatacgctcatattttgttatttatgtgaaatttatgtgttgcattttagaaatcatatttcaattctcatatttttgcatacttttccagtctttttgattatcacaaaaaaggggagaattagtttggttaaatactttaactaaaggggagagttagtatggttaaatgcatgaagaataaaatcggttatttgataaacaaactcttcttcactaattgtttaatttaggaggagttttattcatgcaattatattgtgcaaatttaaattatttatttaatattgtacatttatttcttctatttaaccaagttttgtgatcatcaaaaagggggagattgttatgccttaaacgcatacaaatctcgtgtgatgagattaatgtttttaatgcattaacaaatctcataatattatgttttgatgattacaaaactcggttaattgttactaaccatttaaagtgagattttgaagattagatttattgacaaataaattattggaagttattttgaagctatcaatgtatttatgaagtctcaatttgctcatataatggacacaatgttatgtggatgtcatggaacattgttaagagatatttagaaaaagacaagaagaagccaaagtatggagcagcaacttccgaaaattactggaaattttgtATGACTCCAAATCGGATCTCCACCGGTCATAATCTAGAAAAAGACGTGTTAcaagtactgtccaaatttgagagcaatccaacggctagaatgatagatatgaatttttccatatatgctgcacagtacccacttttgcaaggaacgaaaccatgaatattcgaattcagaaaataacagggaatgtttgagaaatccaaatccaatcttcaccaatCAGATTCCGtattatgatgttataaagctgctgtccaaatttcaaatcaatccaacggatggattaagagatatgaatttttcaaatttattgcacagaacaggttcgaaaacatgatgaagcgacttccgaaATTTACTGGAAATGCTTGACTCgtttaaataaaatcttcaacgttcagaatgaagatctggatgttttaaagcttcagttcaaatttcagatcaatccaacggttagattggaagatatgatttttccacaaaatccgcttagtgctgggaaaaagatggcagcggcgccgaacactttttgtctctccttgaatttttaacacacgctccaagcactcaaatcagattcaaatctttgccaactataaatagaggccatccaatgtcatttggagacattccaactcatctcttctctcctttgcaagcaatttctcactatcaaagtgtttgtgtgatatatttgagagtgtttgtaaaaatagtttgtgagttggttgtgctattgttgtaaacacttgagtgtgaagtcaAGTGTGTtatgctattgttgtaagcacttgagtgtgaagccaagtgttgtgttgaggctatccttggagcccttaaggccaagtgttcgagttgtatctgCGCGgagatcgtgttgagttgtacggctatccttggagccatcaaggccaagagttgaagttctagtggatccttggttaatcaatcttaaccaagaaggggagacgtagacgatttatcgtcgaacttccataaacatatcctatctcatttatcgctttatttcttttacgcatttatttattgcatttatttttgattgctttaagtcttccgcttgcatacttgcataatcgctttaaattgctaaagttgccaatagaacctaaatccccccccccccattaggttctaacaggaAGCAACGATagggatcggaagcaacgttcgtcaggtagaacggaagcaacgttgaggaacggacgttccgttccgtgtctataaatatgggatccGAGGCTCATTtgcaactcgcacctctcctctcttctctctcgtttcttagCCTTTCTAgttagatctagggagatctaggcatcctatggggaatccggaagtggcatagcgatccaggcgtcgtagcggagctgtggcctagttttgaggctatcgacagcaaagggttgacgacggacgaaggtatagctatggtctccttaaattatttaggagtatgcaatagcttagttaaggcttttagagcttaatgtatgatgcatgagtatttgcattgtagagttgatgataggcttggaacctagagtgggactgctaggactgcctgtagaaaggtacgtaagtactgactgagatagccagcgggttttgcatgcttatatgttgcatttgtgtgtcatattattatgcagcatgtgcatatcatattgtgtctgtccatcttttgagatgagccatgtagggccgctcagccctgttcggacggttgatgtcgagcgccccgcaACCGACGGGTTAGCCGACACTGGCATGTGGAAGACACGATCTACGTCCATTatgaatgagcagtgtacgcagggtttgctccccgggttgtaccactcatgtcctaggcgccattactgagcagttgtatacagttatccaaGATATGGATACTGATGCCCCTAAAAAATATACGAGTTTAATccgacccgagcccaataaTCCATATTTCTGGAAATATACATTGAGGCCCATCTAGTCTTGTTTTTTGAGAAGCCCAGTCTGAAGTGGCCCTGTTAGGGAATAGGATCATAATCATaaattcatgggcttgagccctAACTGGTATGGTTGAGCCCGACCCGGGCCCAGGAAGGGCTCAATATCTGGAACCTTCTAGTACTCTTGGACACAGGAAGATCTGCAACCGATAAGGACAATATTCAATGAATCCAAGATTTGATATTATCTTTAAGTTGATGTTAGAGTCCTACTTGGTCAAGGCTCCTACCCGAGTAGAGTCCTACTCTAACACCTGTTCTACCTTGACAAGGTAACCTATCCCTCCaagcccctataaatacaggtatggttCATGATTTATTCATTCATCTCTTCTATTCACTTTTTGTTCACACACTCACGCACACATATTCTCTTGTTTTTACTTTTTGTCAAGCTCTTTCACTTTTGAGCACTGACTTAGGTATCgcaggggtcacgccgaaacacCTTCGACGCCCCCTAATTTAGCTTCTGTCTGTGTAGAACTCCGTcgtgcccgacccgacccggtttattgaagatttggagatccactctaccagaccgaacccggaggaaaaaatcgacatcatcaattggcgccgtctgtgggaatttgaaaaAGAGAGTTGAGATGGCTGGAGTGAATGGAGTAAACGCACAGATAGAACAACTAGTTGATGCCGCTGTTGAAAGGGCCATGGCTGCAAGGGCGGGAGCTAATCCCCCTCCCCCACCACCAGATCAGAACGTGCAATTGGAGGAGatcaagaaattgaaagaagagATGGAGCTCTTGAAGAAGAAGCAGTCCGGATATCTAGCCACGCCAGTCCGGAATATTCCCTTTTCCGCTAAGATACTGGAGTCCGAACTCCCCAAAAACTTTAAGTTCCCGCACGTTGGGGAATATGATGGAAAAGGGGATCCGGAAGAGCACCTATCTCGTTTCGAGAATGCTGCGTTGTTGCGCAAATATTCCGACCCTATCAAGTGCTGGGTCTTCCTCTATACTTTGATAGGACCAGCTCAACAATGGTTCAACCTATTACGCCCAGGGGATATCAAGGAGTTCAAGGATTTCAGCAAGGCTTTCCTACACCATTTTGCTAATAGTAAAAAGCATCCCACCACTACTCTCAGCCTTTTCGCTATCAAACAGCAAGGTCAAGAAGATTTGCGAGTATATATTCGTCGATATAGTGCTCTGGCTCTTGAAGTACCTACTGCTACTACTGATCTGCTCATCAGCGCCTTCACCCAAGGACTTACTACAGGGGATTTTTTTAAATCCCTGATCAAAAAACCGCCGTCTACATATGATGAACTGCTTGCTCGGGCCAAAAAATATGTGAATTTAGAGGAGATACAAGTTTCTCGGTTAAATAGTGGGATGGACAGACCACCCAGCCCGAAGAGCACCAGGATCCCTAACACACCACGGAAGATGGGGCCATCTCCCCGACCCGAACTCCTAGGAAAATTCACATCCTTCACCCCTTTAAGGATGGGTAAAACTCAGACCATGCGAATATGTGAAGAAAAGAGACTTCTACAGAGACCTCCATGGAGTGAGCAGGGGCCCCGTAGGCCGAAATCTGATAAGTATTGTGACTTTCACAATAAGTATGGGCACAATACTAATGATTGTCGTCAACTGGAGCAAGAGATTGAGAGAATAATTCAACAGGATCCAGGGATGAAGGATAGGTTGGCACGACAAAAAGGAGGATATCCCTCTAATAAGAGGATTCATGAAGGCCCCGATCATTATGCATCAAGACCCCGACCTGGGCCGCCACAGGGAAATTTCCAGCGTCCGAATCAAAATCAACCTGGGAATAACCAAGGACCACCCCCTCCCACAAAAGGTGTCATCAACATGATATCTGGGGGACCGACTGATGGAGATTCAAATAGGGCAAGGAAGACAAGCAGTCGAAAATTGAGCAACATGGAGATAGCCGATCAGGTGGTTAGGACAGGTCTGACCCTTTCCTTTGGCCCGGATGATCTTAAAGTCTTGTCAGATACTACTCATAATGACGCACTGGTTATTCGAGCTCTGGTCGCCAATTACGATGTGGCCCGGATTTTTGTAGATTCTGGGAGCTCGGTCAATTTACTATTCCAAGAGACAATAAATCAGATGGATTTGGGAGAATATAAAGTAGAACTAGTGGTGACATCATTGTTCGGGTTCACGGGTCATGCCATCCGACCTACTGGATAGATCAATTTTCCGCTCACTTTGGGCAAGGACCGTACAAGTAAAACACGGATTGTCAACTTTATTATCGTGGATGTACCATCAGCATACAACGTTATCTTGGAAAGACCAGCCATGACTACATTCATGGCCGTGGCTTCAGCACTATATCAAAAGATCAAATTTCCTGTGGGTAATGAAGTTGGCGAGGTTCAAGGAGATCAGAAGATTTCTCGAAAGTGCTACGTAGAAGAGGTACGGATAGAACAAAAAGCAGTCATAATTAATCATGATGACCGACCCGGGCCTGTAGGTTGGGAACAAGTAAATTTGTTGAAAGAAGATACCCCTCTTACTGCCGAAGAAGAGTGCAAAGAATTTTTTATTTGCCCTTCGACCGGGTCGGTCAAGGTGGCTCGGACGCTAGAAGCCTCTCTTAAAGAGCAATTAATACAATGCCTGATGGAGAACAAAGACGCCTTCGCATGGTCCGTATCTGATCTCTTGGGAGTATGGAGAGAAGTAATGGAGCATAAGCTAAATGTTATATGGGACTATCGCCCCATTATTCAAAAGAAAAGACACTTCGGGCCTGAAAAATATGTTGTGATTCAAGGAAAATTTGAGGAACTTTTGAAAGCCGGACACATTCAAGAAGTATATTTCTCAACCTGGTTGTCAAATGTAGTACTGGTACCCAAGTCTTCGGGCAAGTGGCGCATGTGCGTGGATTTTCGTGATCTGAACAAAGCATGTCCAAAGGATTGTTATCCCTTGCCCCGAATAGACCAGCTCGTGGATTCTACATCTGGGCACGAGTTTTTATGTTTCCTGGACGCCTATCAGGGATATCATCAAA
It encodes:
- the LOC140889474 gene encoding uncharacterized protein, which produces MAGVNGVNAQIEQLVDAAVERAMAARAGANPPPPPPDQNVQLEEIKKLKEEMELLKKKQSGYLATPVRNIPFSAKILESELPKNFKFPHVGEYDGKGDPEEHLSRFENAALLRKYSDPIKCWVFLYTLIGPAQQWFNLLRPGDIKEFKDFSKAFLHHFANSKKHPTTTLSLFAIKQQGQEDLRVYIRRYSALALEVPTATTDLLISAFTQGLTTGDFFKSLIKKPPSTYDELLARAKKYVNLEEIQVSRLNSGMDRPPSPKSTRIPNTPRKMGPSPRPELLGKFTSFTPLRMGKTQTMRICEEKRLLQRPPWSEQGPRRPKSDKYCDFHNKYGHNTNDCRQLEQEIERIIQQDPGMKDRLARQKGGYPSNKRIHEGPDHYASRPRPGPPQGNFQRPNQNQPGNNQGPPPPTKGVINMISGGPTDGDSNRARKTSSRKLSNMEIADQVVRTGLTLSFGPDDLKVLSDTTHNDALVIRALVANYDVARIFVDSGSSVNLLFQETINQMDLGEYKVELVVTSLFGFTGHAIRPTG